From a single Raphanus sativus cultivar WK10039 chromosome 3, ASM80110v3, whole genome shotgun sequence genomic region:
- the LOC108847850 gene encoding MDIS1-interacting receptor like kinase 2, with amino-acid sequence MACKYKPRGDDLQFLLIILTILSCSLTISATVSEANALLNWKSTFTNQTSSSKLSSWVNPNTSFCSSWYGVSCLRNSIIRLNLTNTDIEGTFQDFPFSALPNLTYVDLSMNRFSGTIPPQFGDFSKLRYFDLSINQLVGEIPPELGKLSNLETLHLVENKLNGSIPSEIGRLTKLHEIALYDNLLTGPIPSSFGNLTNLANLYLFINSLSGPVPPELGNLSSLAELCLDRNQLTGQIPSSFGKLKNVTLLNMFENNFTGQIPPEIGEMTALDTLSLHTNNLTGSIPSTLGNLKSLAILHLYLNKLTGSIPEELGDMELMIDLEISENRLTGPVPNSFGKLTNLEWLFLRDNQLSGPIPPGVANSSALTVLQLDTNNFTGVLPDTICRNGKLENLTLDDNLLSGPIPKTLTNCKSLIRARFKGNNFSGDISVSFGEYPNLNFIDLSNNKFHGQISPKWEKSRKLVAFIATENNITGLIPPEIWNMTQLNQLDLSSNNITGELPESISKLTRLSKLQLNGNQLSGKIPSGIRSLANLQYLDLSSNRFTSQIPATLDSLPRLYYMNLSRNQLEQNIPMGLTKLSQLQTLDLSHNNLDGEIPSQLSALQNLERLDLSHNNLSGPIPSSFSEMKSLTHVDISHNNLSGPIPDNAAFKSAGPDAFQGNRDLCGGNSTQELKPCANTSISGNKKSNKDNNNLLIYILVPIIGAIIILGVCAGIFVCFRKRKPQIEEEADTEGGETLSIFSFDGKVKYQEIIKATGEFDPKNLIGTGGYGKVYKAKLTGRTVAVKKLNEATDEEISKPTVRNEFLNEIRALTEIRHRNVVKLFGFCSNRRNAFLVYEYMERGSLRKVLAGDEEAKELGWRRRINVVKGVAHALSYMHHDRSPPIVHRDISSGNVLIGDDYEAKVSDFGTAKLLKVDSSNWSAVAGTYGYVAPELAYAMKVTEKCDVYSFGVLTLEVIKGEHPGDLVSTLSSTHLDNTMSLKGICDRRLPEPTPEIKEELLEVMKVALLCLHSDPNSRPTMLSISTAFA; translated from the exons ATGGCTTGTAAATACAAGCCTCGTGGTGATGATCTTCAATTCCTTTTGATCATTCTCACAATCTTGAGCTGTTCTCTTACAATTTCTGCAACAGTCTCAGAAGCAAATGCTCTTCTAAACTGGAAGTCAACTTTCACAAACCAGACAAGTTCTTCAAAGCTGTCATCTTGGGTCAATCCAAACACAAGCTTTTGTAGCAGTTGGTACGGTGTTTCTTGCCTACGAAACAGCATCATACGGTTGAATCTCACAAACACCGACATCGAAGGTACTTTCCAAGATTTCCCATTCTCTGCTCTCCCGAACCTCACTTATGTTGATCTCAGCATGAACCGTTTCTCCGGAACCATCCCTCCTCAGTTCGGAGACTTCTCTAAACTCAGATACTTCGATTTGTCCATTAACCAGTTAGTCGGTGAGATCCCACCTGAGCTTGGCAAATTAAGTAACTTAGAAACTCTCCATCTTGTCGAGAACAAGTTAAATGGTTCGATTCCTTCTGAGATCGGTCGGTTAACTAAACTTCACGAGATAGCCTTGTACGACAATCTGTTGACCGGACCAATACCTTCTTCCTTCGGAAACCTAACCAACTTAGCTAACCTTTACCTCTTTATCAATTCTCTCTCTGGTCCTGTTCCACCTGAGCTCGGAAACCTATCCAGCCTCGCTGAGCTATGCTTAGACAGAAACCAGCTAACCGGTCAAATCCCTTCCTCTTTTGGAAAGTTGAAGAATGTAACACTTCTCAACATGTTTGAAAACAACTTCACTGGTCAAATCCCTCCTGAGATTGGTGAGATGACCGCTTTAGATACACTTAGCCTCCACACAAACAACCTTACCGGTTCGATTCCTTCTACCTTAGGAAACCTCAAAAGCCTAGCCATTCTTCATCTTTACCTGAACAAGCTTACTGGTTCAATCCCTGAGGAGCTAGGAGACATGGAACTGATGATTGATTTGGAGATAAGTGAGAACAGACTCACCGGTCCTGTTCCTAATTCATTTGGTAAGTTGACCAACTTGGAATGGCTGTTTCTCCGTGATAACCAGCTCTCAGGTCCGATCCCACCGGGAGTCGCTAACTCCTCAGCGCTGACCGTCCTGCAACTCGACACCAACAACTTCACCGGCGTATTGCCTGATACAATCTGTAGAAATGGCAAGCTCGAGAATCTCACGCTAGATGATAATCTCCTCTCAGGTCCCATTCCTAAAACCTTGACAAACTGCAAAAGCTTGATCAGAGCAAGGTTCAAAGGGAACAACTTCTCCGGAGACATCTCTGTGTCTTTCGGAGAGTATCCGAATCTCAACTTCATTGATCTAAGCAACAACAAGTTCCACGGACAGATTTCACCCAAATGGGAAAAGAGTCGAAAGCTAGTTGCTTTCATCGCGACAGAAAACAACATCACCGGACTAATCCCACCTGAGATTTGGAACATGACACAGCTAAACCAGCTCGATCTATCTTCCAACAACATCACCGGGGAGCTGCCAGAGTCAATCAGCAAACTCACTCGTCTCTCCAAACTCCAACTCAACGGTAACCAGCTCTCAGGAAAAATCCCTTCCGGAATCAGAAGCTTAGCCAATCTTCAGTACCTCGACCTCTCCTCAAACAGATTCACCTCCCAAATCCCGGCGACGCTCGACTCCTTACCAAGGCTTTACTACATGAACTTGAGCAGGAACCAGCTGGAACAAAACATCCCCATGGGGCTAACAAAACTCTCACAGCTACAAACTCTCGACCTCAGCCACAACAACCTCGACGGAGAAATCCCATCGCAGCTCAGCGCCTTGCAGAACTTAGAGAGACTCGACCTCTCACACAACAACCTCTCAGGTCCAATCCCATCAAGCTTCAGCGAAATGAAGTCACTAACACACGTGGACATATCGCACAACAACCTCTCAGGTCCGATTCCAGATAACGCAGCGTTTAAAAGCGCGGGTCCAGATGCGTTCCAAGGCAACAGAGACTTATGCGGCGGTAACTCAACTCAAGAATTAAAGCCATGTGCGAACACTTCCATCTCAGGGAATAAGAAATCAAACAAAGACAACAACAACCTCCTCATCTACATACTAGTCCCGATCATCGGAGCGATCATAATCCTCGGCGTCTGCGCGGGAATATTCGTTTGCTTCCGCAAGAGAAAGCCCCAAATCGAAGAGGAAGCGGATACAGAAGGAGGAGAGACGCTGTCAATCTTTAGCTTCGACGGGAAAGTGAAATACCAAGAAATCATCAAAGCTACGGGAGAGTTCGATCCGAAGAACCTAATCGGAACCGGAGGATACGGGAAAGTGTACAAAGCGAAGCTCACGGGGAGAACAGTGGCGGTTAAGAAGCTCAACGAGGCAACGGACGAAGAGATCTCGAAACCTACGGTGAGAAACGAGTTCCTGAACGAGATCAGAGCGCTCACGGAGATCCGTCACAGGAACGTGGTGAAGCTGTTCGGATTCTGCTCGAACCGGCGAAACGCTTTCCTGGTGTACGAGTACATGGAGAGAGGGAGTTTGAGGAAAGTGTTGGCGGGGGACGAAGAGGCGAAGGAGCTTGGTTGGAGGAGGAGGATCAATGTGGTGAAAGGCGTGGCGCATGCCTTGTCGTATATGCATCACGATCGGTCTCCGCCGATTGTGCACCGTGATATTAGCAGTGGTAACGTTCTTATCGGCGATGATTACGAAGCGAAGGTCTCGGACTTTGGTACTGCGAAGCTTCTCAAAGTGGATTCATCGAATTGGTCCGCCGTTGCTGGAACCTACGGTTACGTTGCTCCAG AACTAGCTTACGCAATGAAAGTAACGGAGAAATGCGACGTGTATAGTTTCGGAGTTCTAACGCTTGAAGTGATCAAAGGAGAGCATCCGGGAGATCTAGTTTCAACTCTTTCATCGACTCATCTAGACAATACTATGTCACTCAAAGGAATTTGCGACCGCCGACTACCAGAACCAACACCGGAGATCAAAGAAGAGCTCCTAGAGGTCATGAAGGTTGCACTTTTGTGTTTACATTCTGATCCAAATTCTCGTCCTACAATGCTTTCTATCTCCACTGCATTTGCTTAG
- the LOC108847722 gene encoding uncharacterized protein LOC108847722, producing MKESDLTTEPIAQNLIKLISNVCFSVFVFTVLIFTVIAVTYQPPDPWLESAPALTKLLTANENATFKIDGSMLSTGEDIASSPIPPPANSTVTEATIELSEEKIGNMTVKNSSSVDCDDLKVVNCSDPRVLVAVQRFNMRVFKSIVFLEYETPVNGSKPDECDVSWRFRNRKEKSWRRYRDFRRFKFAFGENCTYKVFHTSGWHSGVNARRIRIKPRGGGPKAPRGGDPEINDTIPTLGSQTNFRRGKYLYYSRGGDYCKGMNQYMWSFLCGLGEAMYLNRTFVMDLSLCLSSSYSSKGVDEEGKDFRYYFDFEHLKESASIVEEGEFVRDWKKWNRSHKRKVPVRKVKTHKVSPLQLSKDKSTIIWRQFDAPEPENYWYRVCEGQASKYVERPWHTLWKSKRLMNIVSEISGKMDWDFDAVHVVRGEKAKDKKLWPHLDADTWPDAILNKLKGLVQPWRNLYVATNEPFYNYFDKLRSQYKVHLLDDYSYLWGNSSEWYNETSLLNNGKPVEFDGYMRAAVDTEVFIRGKTRVETFNNLTMDCKDGINTC from the coding sequence ATGAAGGAATCAGATCTGACCACCGAACCCATCGCCCAGAACCTAATCAAGCTAATCAGCAATGTCTGTTTCTCCGTCTTCGTCTTCACCGTCCTCATCTTCACTGTCATCGCCGTCACCTACCAACCACCAGATCCATGGCTCGAATCCGCTCCCGCCCTAACCAAACTCCTCACCGCCAACGAAAACGCAACTTTCAAAATCGACGGCTCGATGCTCAGCACCGGCGAAGACATCGCCTCCTCCCCGATCCCACCTCCCGCGAACTCCACCGTCACGGAGGCGACGATCGAGCTGTCGGAGGAGAAGATCGGGAACATGACGGTTAAGAACTCTTCTTCCGTGGATTGCGACGATCTGAAAGTCGTCAACTGCTCGGATCCGAGAGTGCTCGTCGCCGTCCAGAGATTCAATATGAGAGTTTTCAAATCGATTGTGTTCTTGGAGTACGAGACTCCCGTCAACGGTTCGAAGCCCGACGAGTGCGATGTTTCTTGGAGGTTTAGGAACAGGAAGGAGAAGTCTTGGAGGAGATACAGAGATTTCAGGAGGTTTAAGTTTGCCTTCGGTGAGAATTGTACTTACAAAGTGTTTCACACTAGTGGTTGGCACTCTGGTGTCAATGCTCGTAGGATTAGGATCAAGCCACGTGGAGGTGGTCCGAAGGCTCCACGTGGCGGTGATCCGGAGATCAATGATACGATACCGACGCTTGGCTCTCAGACGAATTTCAGGAGAGGGAAGTATTTGTATTACTCGAGGGGTGGTGATTACTGCAAGGGTATGAATCAGTATATGTGGAGCTTCTTGTGTGGGTTAGGAGAAGCAATGTACTTGAACAGGACTTTTGTTATGGATTTGAGTTTGTGTTTGTCTTCGAGTTATAGCTCAAAGGGGGTTGATGAGGAAGGTAAGGACTTTCGGTACTACTTTGATTTTGAGCATCTTAAAGAATCTGCTTCTATTGTTGAGGAAGGCGAGTTCGTGAGGGACTGGAAGAAATGGAACCGGTCGCATAAACGGAAAGTTCCGGTTAGGAAAGTTAAGACGCATAAGGTGTCGCCGTTGCAGCTGAGTAAAGATAAGAGCACGATTATATGGAGGCAGTTTGATGCGCCTGAGCCTGAAAACTATTGGTACAGAGTGTGCGAAGGGCAAGCTTCGAAATATGTGGAGAGACCGTGGCATACGCTGTGGAAATCGAAGAGGCTGATGAACATTGTGTCTGAGATTAGTGGGAAAATGGATTGGGACTTTGATGCGGTTCATGTTGTTAGAGGCGAGAAAGCCAAGGACAAGAAGCTGTGGCCACATTTGGATGCAGATACATGGCCTGACGCGATTTTGAATAAGCTTAAGGGATTGGTTCAACCGTGGAGGAATTTGTATGTGGCGACTAATGAACCGTTTTATAATTACTTTGATAAGTTGAGATCTCAGTACAAGGTTCACTTGCTTGATGATTATAGCTACTTGTGGGGGAATAGCAGTGAGTGGTACAATGAGACAAGTCTATTGAACAATGGGAAACCAGTTGAGTTTGATGGGTACATGAGAGCGGCTGTTGATACGGAGGTGTTTATTAGGGGGAAGACACGTGTTGAGACTTTCAATAACCTTACCATGGATTGCAAAGATGGGATCAATACATGCTGA